A window of Arcobacter acticola genomic DNA:
TTGAGAAAACTTTATAGTATTTAAGCTTTAGAATAGCTAAAACTAGGGGCTTTAATGGAAAATATGCAATAAAAATAATAAAAAAGGACTTTTTTTTAATTAAAAGAGCTTTTTATACTTAAAAGTCGGCATGAATTTTCTAAAATGGCTATTTTTTTTACTAGTTCATGAATGTCTCTATCATAGACATAAGTACCAATTCCTTTGATAATCATTATGTTGTTTTCTGATTCTTTTAAGTATTTTGTAATTTCAAGAGCATTTCTTTTATACCAAGTTGAAAAATCACCTGGATTATATATTGTAATTTCTCCAAAAGTTGTTTTTCCAAAGAAATCTTCCAAAACTATTTTATTATGATTTAAAGTATATGCTGTAGTGTAAATAGGCATTCCAAATGCAATATATTTTGCTTCATGAATATTTGCATAAATTGTTGCATGAATATCTGATTCCATACTTGCTATATTCCATCTATAATCTTGTTTATTGATATTTAAAGAACAAAAAGATTTTTCATCCATTCTATCAAATATTGCATCTCTTGTATTAATCATAAAGCTATGCTCATCTTGTTTTGTAGAAATTGCACCATGATAAATACCAAAGAAATTCTTACTAAACATTGTTAATGATAGGTCTGCTAATATTTTTACAGTATCTTGATCAAGCATTTTAAAAGCCTTAAATATATTTTTGGATATTATATACTAATTTAAATAAGGACCGTTTTAATGAATATTCCCCACATACCTGTTTTATATAAAGAGACACTAGAAGCCTTCATAAGTATAAATGATGGTTATATAATAGATTGTACCACAGGATTTGCAGGTCATAGTAGTGGATTGCTAAGTTCAAATGAAAATGTAAAACTAATTTGCAATGATCAAGACGATGAAGCTTTGGCTTTTTCTAAGAAAAGATTAGAAGATTTCTCTTCAAGAGTTATTTTTAATAAAGGTAATTTTGAACATGTTATTGATACTTTTAAAGATTATGAAATAAGAGGAGTATTAGCTGATATTGGAGTTTCATCTTTACAACTTGACAAACTTGAACGAGGTTTTGGTTTTGAAAGTGATACTTTGGATATGAGAATGAATCAAAATCAAGCTTTGGATGCTGCAACTGTTGTAAATACATACTCACAAGATGAGCTTGAAAGAGTTTTTAAAGAGTGTGGAGAAGTTAGAGAGTATAAAAAAGTTGCATCACTAATAGTAAATAATAGACCATTTACAAGTGCAAAAGAGATTTCAGAACTGCTTGCTAAAAAAATGTCAAAGGGTAAAATTCATCCAGCAACGCTTCCTTTTCAAGGAATTAGAATAGAAGTTAATGATGAACTAGGTGTTCTTGAAAGATTGTTTGATTCTTTAGAAAATGCTAAATTTAAAAACTGTATTGTTGCAATCATCTCTTTTCACTCTTTAGAAGATAGAATTGTGAAAAATTATTTTAAAAAATGGACCAAATCATGTATTTGTCCAAGTGGAATTTTTAGATGTGAATGTGGAAATAATCACGCTTTAGGAAAGATTATTACAAAAAAACCTATAATTCCAACAAACGAAGAAATTAAACAAAACCCAAGAAGTAGAAGTTCAAAATTAAGGATATTTAAATTTGATTAATTTAACTGCAAAAAACTCTCTTATAATAGTATTTGTATTATTATTTATTGCATTATTTTTATATTTTCCGAAAATATATTTGAGAAGTAATATTTATTATATTAGTAAAGATATAAATAAATTATATGCCCATTATATTTCTTTACAAGAAGAAAATACCTTCTTAGCACAACAGCTAGAAGATATGAAGTTCAAGAATCAAATTATAGATTCTTTATTGTTTAATCCTTTAGATTCTAAAAAATGATAAAAAGTTTAATAGAGTTTTCTTTACGAAAACCTCTTCTAAATCATTTCATACTTTTATTTGTATTTTTATTAGCTACTTTTTCTTATTTTAAAATACCAAAAGAAATTTTTCCACCATCTGCTATGGATGCTATTACCATAAGTGGATTTTACACAGGAGCTAGTTCTGAACTTCTTGACAAAATTGCTGTTAGTGAACTTGAAGATGAGCTATTAGGTCTTAGTAGTGCTGATACAATTTCTTCAACTATCAAAAATGGAAGTTTTTCCATAAAAATAGATTTAAAAGATGGTTATAAAGCAAAAGAAGAACTTGATGATGTGAAAGATATTGTTACAAAAATAAAAACAAATCTTCCCTCTGATATGGATGAACCAATTGTAAAAGCTGTAGAATTTTCTTTTCCTTTAATTACTGTTGCTGTTTATACTAAAAATAAAGATTCTAAAGAATATTTAATTGAAGTTGCAAAAGATGTAAAATCAAGGGTAATGCAACTTAAAGATTTATCACAAGTTACAGTTCTAGGTGAAAGTGATAAAGAGCTATTAATGACTCTTAATAATGAAAAAATAAATGCTTATGGCTTAGAAAAAACAGCTGTTATAAATGCTCTTTCATCTTTGAGTTCAATTTTTCCAATTGGAATGATAAAAGATGTATCAACTCATTATTATCTTTCTACTTTTAATGGTGAAAAAGATATTGAAAAACTAAAAAATACTTTAATAAAAATAAATGGAAAATCAATATATCTAAAAGATGTTGCTGATATAAAATTTACTTTAGGAGATATTGCAGATATCTCACATTTTAATGGAAACACAAATATTGCTGTTGGTATAAATAAAGGTACACAAGGTGATGCCATTGAGCTTGTAAAGCAAATAAAACAAATCACAAAAGAGTTTGAGAGTAAATATGAGAACTTAGAGTTTGATACTTATATTGATACTTCTATTTGGATTAAAAATAGGCTTAATACTGTTGTTTCAAATATTGTTTTTGGTTTAGTTTTACTTTTTATAGCTCTGTTTATTTTCATAAATTTAAGAATTGCTATTGTTATTGCAATTGGGATTCCTACTTCATTTATGATAGGTTTGATTAGTGCTGAGTATTTAGGATATAGTTTAAATATGCTCTCCCTTTTAGGAGCTTTAATTGCCTTGGGAATGCTTGTTGATGAAGCCATTGTTGTAGGTGAAAATATTTATAGACACATGGAAATGGGAAAAGATAAATTTACAGCAGCAAGGGATGGTGCACTTGAAATGTATCCCGCTGTATTAACAGCAACTGCTACAACAATCTTTGCTTTTTTACCAATACTTCTAATGACAGGAGAAGTAGGGAAGTTTATGCAAATACTTCCTATTATGATTAGTATTTTGCTTTTAAGCTCTCTTCTGGAAGCTTTTTTCTTTTTACCTTTACATGCAAAAGATATTTTAAAAGTAACTCCAAGTGAAAAAAAATCACATAAAATTTGGGAATTTAACTATAAACTTTATGGAAATATTTTAGGGTTTTTACTAAGGGGAAAATATATTGCTATTTTAGTGATGGTTTCACTTATTTTTGTAGGTTCTTATCTTATATTTAAAACTCAGAAATTTAGATTTATGCCTTCTTTTGATTCAACTCAAGTATATATCACAGGTTCAGTGGGAGTTGGTAAAAAAATTGAACAAACGGAAGAATTAGTATTTGAACTTGAAAAAAAGATGTTAAATTCACTTGATTTTAAAAATAGTATAAATTCTATTAGTTCAGTTATTGGAATGAAACTAGATGGTAAAAATATGCCCCATTATGAAGAATTTTATTTTCATGTTTTTGTAAATTTACATGAACGAGCGGCTGAAAATTTCTTTGAAAAATATATAAATCCATATTTATCTCCAAAATATGATGATTCAAATATGATAAGAGAAGTTAGTGCTCAAGATGTGGAAGAACAGTTAAAACAGATTTTAGCTTTAGATATAAAATCAAATAAATTTGATGAATTAAAAGTTTTTGTTCCACAAACAGGAATTGTAAAA
This region includes:
- a CDS encoding class II aldolase and adducin N-terminal domain-containing protein, encoding MLDQDTVKILADLSLTMFSKNFFGIYHGAISTKQDEHSFMINTRDAIFDRMDEKSFCSLNINKQDYRWNIASMESDIHATIYANIHEAKYIAFGMPIYTTAYTLNHNKIVLEDFFGKTTFGEITIYNPGDFSTWYKRNALEITKYLKESENNIMIIKGIGTYVYDRDIHELVKKIAILENSCRLLSIKSSFN
- the rsmH gene encoding 16S rRNA (cytosine(1402)-N(4))-methyltransferase RsmH, whose protein sequence is MNIPHIPVLYKETLEAFISINDGYIIDCTTGFAGHSSGLLSSNENVKLICNDQDDEALAFSKKRLEDFSSRVIFNKGNFEHVIDTFKDYEIRGVLADIGVSSLQLDKLERGFGFESDTLDMRMNQNQALDAATVVNTYSQDELERVFKECGEVREYKKVASLIVNNRPFTSAKEISELLAKKMSKGKIHPATLPFQGIRIEVNDELGVLERLFDSLENAKFKNCIVAIISFHSLEDRIVKNYFKKWTKSCICPSGIFRCECGNNHALGKIITKKPIIPTNEEIKQNPRSRSSKLRIFKFD
- a CDS encoding efflux RND transporter permease subunit, which produces MIKSLIEFSLRKPLLNHFILLFVFLLATFSYFKIPKEIFPPSAMDAITISGFYTGASSELLDKIAVSELEDELLGLSSADTISSTIKNGSFSIKIDLKDGYKAKEELDDVKDIVTKIKTNLPSDMDEPIVKAVEFSFPLITVAVYTKNKDSKEYLIEVAKDVKSRVMQLKDLSQVTVLGESDKELLMTLNNEKINAYGLEKTAVINALSSLSSIFPIGMIKDVSTHYYLSTFNGEKDIEKLKNTLIKINGKSIYLKDVADIKFTLGDIADISHFNGNTNIAVGINKGTQGDAIELVKQIKQITKEFESKYENLEFDTYIDTSIWIKNRLNTVVSNIVFGLVLLFIALFIFINLRIAIVIAIGIPTSFMIGLISAEYLGYSLNMLSLLGALIALGMLVDEAIVVGENIYRHMEMGKDKFTAARDGALEMYPAVLTATATTIFAFLPILLMTGEVGKFMQILPIMISILLLSSLLEAFFFLPLHAKDILKVTPSEKKSHKIWEFNYKLYGNILGFLLRGKYIAILVMVSLIFVGSYLIFKTQKFRFMPSFDSTQVYITGSVGVGKKIEQTEELVFELEKKMLNSLDFKNSINSISSVIGMKLDGKNMPHYEEFYFHVFVNLHERAAENFFEKYINPYLSPKYDDSNMIREVSAQDVEEQLKQILALDIKSNKFDELKVFVPQTGIVKNDVEIAISGKKENTAIAVKKLKESLAKVEGVSNIADDLIVGNYELKFKVNSYGYDLGITEETILNQLRPFYFKGTYSKMFDNKGIIDIVFESKHKDILESLNTFTINTNTNQKVLLKDVVDFIRVPSYSQIFKENSEQIISITASLSKITSTELFEKIDNDIQELRRDVKLVIKGEQEENEKVQREMSQAALIAIILIFMALIWMFDSIVKPLIILSTIPLSILGVLIGHVVMDINISMPSLIGMVGLSGVIVNDGIIMMDFIKKAKSLGELVHYSKMRLRPILLTSITTVLGLGTLIFFSSGQALILQPMAVSLGFGIIWATVLNLYYVPMLYRIIYLRKSVD